One Blattabacterium cuenoti genomic window carries:
- the lysA gene encoding diaminopimelate decarboxylase has protein sequence MMHELENKSNSVQGEYLIQLAKKYGTPLYVYDSCKIRKQYMKMKNAFNGIKNLIINYACKANTNLNILKFLQNLGSGLDTVSIQEVELGLKAGFHPKRIIFTPNCVSIQEIKKAVDFGVRINLDNLSILEQFGESYPGYAIGIRINPHIMAGGNSKISVGHIDSKFGISHYQIPHIKRILKNTGLKIEGFHMHTGSDISDIKAFLSGAKILFQTASDFPNLDYIDFGSGFKVPYKENDVKTDLNFLSSSVTEKFENFCKNYGSKITLILEPGKFIVSESGYFLVSVNVIKHTTSTVFAGVNSGFNHFLRPMFYDAYHCIENISNPNGRFRFYTVVGYICESDTFGFNRKVKEIREGDILCIKNAGAYCFSMSSNYNSRYRPSEVMIFKGKDFLIRKRETMQDLIRNIVDIHM, from the coding sequence ATGATGCATGAATTAGAAAATAAGAGCAATTCAGTTCAGGGAGAATACTTAATTCAACTCGCAAAAAAATATGGAACTCCACTTTACGTATATGATTCTTGCAAAATCAGGAAACAATATATGAAAATGAAAAACGCTTTTAATGGAATAAAAAATTTAATTATTAATTATGCCTGTAAAGCTAATACTAATCTAAATATATTAAAATTTTTGCAAAACTTGGGAAGTGGATTAGACACCGTGTCAATTCAGGAAGTAGAATTAGGATTAAAAGCTGGGTTTCATCCTAAAAGGATTATATTCACACCTAATTGTGTTTCTATTCAAGAAATAAAAAAGGCTGTTGATTTCGGTGTTAGAATTAATTTAGATAATCTATCTATTTTAGAACAATTTGGAGAGTCTTATCCTGGTTATGCTATAGGAATTAGAATTAATCCTCATATTATGGCAGGAGGGAATTCTAAGATTTCAGTAGGACATATTGATTCTAAATTTGGTATTTCTCATTATCAAATTCCTCATATAAAAAGAATATTAAAAAATACCGGACTTAAAATCGAAGGATTTCATATGCATACAGGATCTGATATATCAGATATAAAAGCCTTTTTATCAGGAGCTAAAATATTGTTTCAAACAGCTAGTGATTTTCCAAATCTTGATTATATTGATTTTGGAAGTGGTTTTAAAGTTCCATACAAAGAAAATGATGTAAAAACAGATCTTAATTTTTTGAGTTCCTCTGTGACAGAAAAATTTGAAAATTTTTGTAAAAATTATGGAAGTAAAATTACTTTAATATTAGAACCAGGTAAATTTATAGTTAGTGAATCTGGATATTTTTTAGTTAGTGTAAATGTTATTAAACATACTACTTCTACTGTATTCGCTGGAGTAAATTCAGGATTCAATCATTTTCTTCGTCCTATGTTTTATGATGCTTATCACTGTATTGAAAATATTTCAAACCCAAATGGTCGTTTTCGTTTTTACACAGTGGTAGGATATATTTGCGAATCGGATACTTTTGGATTTAATAGAAAAGTTAAAGAAATCCGTGAAGGAGACATTTTATGCATTAAGAATGCAGGAGCTTACTGTTTTTCTATGTCTTCCAATTATAATTCCCGTTATAGACCTTCTGAAGTTATGATTTTTAAGGGAAAAGATTTTCTTATAAGAAAAAGAGAAACAATGCAAGATCTTATCAGGAATATAGTAGATATACATATGTAA